From the genome of Vicia villosa cultivar HV-30 ecotype Madison, WI linkage group LG2, Vvil1.0, whole genome shotgun sequence, one region includes:
- the LOC131647349 gene encoding 7-deoxyloganetin glucosyltransferase-like isoform X3 gives MSNFAERKPHAVLIPYPAQGHINALLKLAKLLHLRGFHITFVNTEYNHKRLLKSRGPKAFDGLIDFTFETIPDGLTPMDGDGDVTQDVRSLCQSILNNFHQFFDELLAKLHESATSGHIPPVTCLVSDSFMPFTVDSAEEHALPIVLFSPCSACFLLSNYHVPKLFQNGVLPLKDESYLINGYLDTIVDWIPGRYQRASAIIFNTSDELERDIMNALSSILPSLYTIGPLASFLNQSPQNRLIFLESNLWEEDTNCLEWLELKDHESVVYVNFGSVTVMTEEKLLEFAWGLANSKKPFLWIITPDLVIGGTVVLSSEFVNEISDRGLIASWCPQEKVLNHPSVGGFLTHCGWNSTTESVCAGVPMLCWPFLTDQPPNSRLICNEWEIGIEIVTNVKREEVEKLVNELMVGEKGKEMRKRAMELKKKVEEETRPGGSSYINLDQVIKEILLKNY, from the exons TGAATACAACCACAAACGCTTGCTCAAATCAAGGGGTCCAAAAGCCTTTGATGGTTTGATAGACTTTACCTTTGAGACCATACCAGATGGTTTAACTCCTATGGATGGTGATGGTGATGTTACTCAAGACGTGCGCTCTCTTTGCCAATCAATCTTGAACAACTTCCACCAATTCTTTGATGAACTTCTTGCTAAACTTCATGAGTCTGCCACTTCTGGTCATATCCCTCCAGTTACTTGTTTAGTTTCTGATAGTTTCATGCCATTTACAGTAGATTCTGCTGAAGAACATGCACTTCCAATTGTTCTCTTTTCTCCATGTAGTGCATGTTTCTTATTGTCTAATTATCACGTTCCAAAATTGTTTCAAAACGGTGTTCTACCACTCAAAG ATGAGAGTTATCTAATCAATGGATATTTAGACACTATAGTTGACTGGATTCCAG GTAGATATCAGAGAGCTTCTGCTATTATTTTCAATACTTCTGATGAACTTGAGAGAGATATTATGAATGCTCTTAGTTCTATATTACCTTCTCTATATACCATTGGTCCATTGGCTTCATTTTTAAATCAAAGTCCACAAAATCGTTTGATATTTCTAGAATCTAATCTTTGGGAAGAAGATACTAATTGCCTTGAATGGCTTGAATTAAAAGATCATGAATCTGTTGTTTATGTAAATTTTGGAAGCGTCACAGTTATGACTGAAGAGAAGCTGTTGGAGTTTGCTTGGGGTTTGGCTAATAGTAAGAAACCTTTTTTGTGGATTATTACGCCTGATCTTGTCATTGGCGGCACAGTGGTTTTGTCATCTGAGTTTGTGAATGAAATTTCAGATAGAGGCCTAATAGCAAGTTGGTGTCCACAAGAGAAAGTGTTGAACCATCCTTCAGTTGGTGGATTCTTGACTCATTGCGGATGGAACTCAACCACTGAAAGTGTTTGTGCTGGAGTGCCAATGTTGTGTTGGCCATTTTTAACTGATCAACCACCAAACAGTAGGCTTATTTGCAATGAATGGGAGATTGGAATTGAAATTGTTACCAATGTAAAGAGAGAAGAGGTTGAGAAATTAGTGAATGAATTGATGGTGGGAGAGAAAGGAAAGGAGATGAGGAAAAGGGCaatggagttgaagaagaaggtaGAGGAAGAGACAAGACCTGGTGGTAGTTCATACATAAACTTGGACCAAGTGATTAAGGAGATCTTGCTTAAAAATTATTAG
- the LOC131647349 gene encoding 7-deoxyloganetin glucosyltransferase-like isoform X2: protein MSNFAERKPHAVLIPYPAQGHINALLKLAKLLHLRGFHITFVNTEYNHKRLLKSRGPKAFDGLIDFTFETIPDGLTPMDGDGDVTQDVRSLCQSILNNFHQFFDELLAKLHESATSGHIPPVTCLVSDSFMPFTVDSAEEHALPIVLFSPCSACFLLSNYHVPKLFQNGVLPLKDESYLINGYLDTIVDWIPVEMTGRYQRASAIIFNTSDELERDIMNALSSILPSLYTIGPLASFLNQSPQNRLIFLESNLWEEDTNCLEWLELKDHESVVYVNFGSVTVMTEEKLLEFAWGLANSKKPFLWIITPDLVIGGTVVLSSEFVNEISDRGLIASWCPQEKVLNHPSVGGFLTHCGWNSTTESVCAGVPMLCWPFLTDQPPNSRLICNEWEIGIEIVTNVKREEVEKLVNELMVGEKGKEMRKRAMELKKKVEEETRPGGSSYINLDQVIKEILLKNY from the exons TGAATACAACCACAAACGCTTGCTCAAATCAAGGGGTCCAAAAGCCTTTGATGGTTTGATAGACTTTACCTTTGAGACCATACCAGATGGTTTAACTCCTATGGATGGTGATGGTGATGTTACTCAAGACGTGCGCTCTCTTTGCCAATCAATCTTGAACAACTTCCACCAATTCTTTGATGAACTTCTTGCTAAACTTCATGAGTCTGCCACTTCTGGTCATATCCCTCCAGTTACTTGTTTAGTTTCTGATAGTTTCATGCCATTTACAGTAGATTCTGCTGAAGAACATGCACTTCCAATTGTTCTCTTTTCTCCATGTAGTGCATGTTTCTTATTGTCTAATTATCACGTTCCAAAATTGTTTCAAAACGGTGTTCTACCACTCAAAG ATGAGAGTTATCTAATCAATGGATATTTAGACACTATAGTTGACTGGATTCCAG TTGAAATGACAGGTAGATATCAGAGAGCTTCTGCTATTATTTTCAATACTTCTGATGAACTTGAGAGAGATATTATGAATGCTCTTAGTTCTATATTACCTTCTCTATATACCATTGGTCCATTGGCTTCATTTTTAAATCAAAGTCCACAAAATCGTTTGATATTTCTAGAATCTAATCTTTGGGAAGAAGATACTAATTGCCTTGAATGGCTTGAATTAAAAGATCATGAATCTGTTGTTTATGTAAATTTTGGAAGCGTCACAGTTATGACTGAAGAGAAGCTGTTGGAGTTTGCTTGGGGTTTGGCTAATAGTAAGAAACCTTTTTTGTGGATTATTACGCCTGATCTTGTCATTGGCGGCACAGTGGTTTTGTCATCTGAGTTTGTGAATGAAATTTCAGATAGAGGCCTAATAGCAAGTTGGTGTCCACAAGAGAAAGTGTTGAACCATCCTTCAGTTGGTGGATTCTTGACTCATTGCGGATGGAACTCAACCACTGAAAGTGTTTGTGCTGGAGTGCCAATGTTGTGTTGGCCATTTTTAACTGATCAACCACCAAACAGTAGGCTTATTTGCAATGAATGGGAGATTGGAATTGAAATTGTTACCAATGTAAAGAGAGAAGAGGTTGAGAAATTAGTGAATGAATTGATGGTGGGAGAGAAAGGAAAGGAGATGAGGAAAAGGGCaatggagttgaagaagaaggtaGAGGAAGAGACAAGACCTGGTGGTAGTTCATACATAAACTTGGACCAAGTGATTAAGGAGATCTTGCTTAAAAATTATTAG
- the LOC131647349 gene encoding 7-deoxyloganetin glucosyltransferase-like isoform X1, which yields MSNFAERKPHAVLIPYPAQGHINALLKLAKLLHLRGFHITFVNTEYNHKRLLKSRGPKAFDGLIDFTFETIPDGLTPMDGDGDVTQDVRSLCQSILNNFHQFFDELLAKLHESATSGHIPPVTCLVSDSFMPFTVDSAEEHALPIVLFSPCSACFLLSNYHVPKLFQNGVLPLKDESYLINGYLDTIVDWIPGLKNFRVKDLPTSIQLRNPNDLLIKFTVEMTGRYQRASAIIFNTSDELERDIMNALSSILPSLYTIGPLASFLNQSPQNRLIFLESNLWEEDTNCLEWLELKDHESVVYVNFGSVTVMTEEKLLEFAWGLANSKKPFLWIITPDLVIGGTVVLSSEFVNEISDRGLIASWCPQEKVLNHPSVGGFLTHCGWNSTTESVCAGVPMLCWPFLTDQPPNSRLICNEWEIGIEIVTNVKREEVEKLVNELMVGEKGKEMRKRAMELKKKVEEETRPGGSSYINLDQVIKEILLKNY from the exons TGAATACAACCACAAACGCTTGCTCAAATCAAGGGGTCCAAAAGCCTTTGATGGTTTGATAGACTTTACCTTTGAGACCATACCAGATGGTTTAACTCCTATGGATGGTGATGGTGATGTTACTCAAGACGTGCGCTCTCTTTGCCAATCAATCTTGAACAACTTCCACCAATTCTTTGATGAACTTCTTGCTAAACTTCATGAGTCTGCCACTTCTGGTCATATCCCTCCAGTTACTTGTTTAGTTTCTGATAGTTTCATGCCATTTACAGTAGATTCTGCTGAAGAACATGCACTTCCAATTGTTCTCTTTTCTCCATGTAGTGCATGTTTCTTATTGTCTAATTATCACGTTCCAAAATTGTTTCAAAACGGTGTTCTACCACTCAAAG ATGAGAGTTATCTAATCAATGGATATTTAGACACTATAGTTGACTGGATTCCAGGTTTGAAAAACTTTAGAGTTAAGGACCTTCCTACTTCGATTCAGCTAAGAAATCCAAATGACTTGTTGATAAAATTTACAGTTGAAATGACAGGTAGATATCAGAGAGCTTCTGCTATTATTTTCAATACTTCTGATGAACTTGAGAGAGATATTATGAATGCTCTTAGTTCTATATTACCTTCTCTATATACCATTGGTCCATTGGCTTCATTTTTAAATCAAAGTCCACAAAATCGTTTGATATTTCTAGAATCTAATCTTTGGGAAGAAGATACTAATTGCCTTGAATGGCTTGAATTAAAAGATCATGAATCTGTTGTTTATGTAAATTTTGGAAGCGTCACAGTTATGACTGAAGAGAAGCTGTTGGAGTTTGCTTGGGGTTTGGCTAATAGTAAGAAACCTTTTTTGTGGATTATTACGCCTGATCTTGTCATTGGCGGCACAGTGGTTTTGTCATCTGAGTTTGTGAATGAAATTTCAGATAGAGGCCTAATAGCAAGTTGGTGTCCACAAGAGAAAGTGTTGAACCATCCTTCAGTTGGTGGATTCTTGACTCATTGCGGATGGAACTCAACCACTGAAAGTGTTTGTGCTGGAGTGCCAATGTTGTGTTGGCCATTTTTAACTGATCAACCACCAAACAGTAGGCTTATTTGCAATGAATGGGAGATTGGAATTGAAATTGTTACCAATGTAAAGAGAGAAGAGGTTGAGAAATTAGTGAATGAATTGATGGTGGGAGAGAAAGGAAAGGAGATGAGGAAAAGGGCaatggagttgaagaagaaggtaGAGGAAGAGACAAGACCTGGTGGTAGTTCATACATAAACTTGGACCAAGTGATTAAGGAGATCTTGCTTAAAAATTATTAG